A window of Sutcliffiella cohnii contains these coding sequences:
- a CDS encoding MFS transporter: MKGLYNKALQPFVHYNKNIRLFFIANIFIQIGLGIFMVMYNFYIRELGFAEQVNGSMIAMSSLAAAIILIPAGLLSDKFGRKKMMVTGVILTSSFMLLRSTFEAEGLLLLTAFLFGLTLAFLQVSAVPWLAENSSQAERVRLFSLHFAVMTGSNVIGNLLGGTLTDVFLHLFQLSPVWSVRGTLIIGTVFCLLGLLPIVKMMEKKREIKKEKTSLLQSFRLNKTQLKLIGFFAFAQLLIGFGSGLVIPYLNLYFADRFETSNTSIGFILSLGQAVTAVAMIIGPALVKRVGEVKAIVLLQLLSIPFMLLTAFTYSFWFAALGFLFRQALMNAANPIITSLMMEKVADSMKGLANSINQMVFNIGWASMGPVSMGIVFYLGSYWGYAVVFCITACLYICSSIFFYIVFTRNSKKVVHQQVANIS; the protein is encoded by the coding sequence ATGAAAGGTCTCTACAATAAAGCGTTACAACCGTTCGTTCATTATAATAAAAACATTCGTCTCTTTTTTATAGCTAACATTTTCATCCAAATTGGACTAGGCATTTTTATGGTGATGTATAACTTTTACATAAGAGAATTAGGTTTCGCTGAGCAGGTAAATGGTAGTATGATTGCGATGTCTTCGTTAGCTGCTGCAATAATTTTAATTCCGGCTGGGTTATTAAGTGATAAATTCGGTCGTAAGAAAATGATGGTAACGGGCGTAATTTTAACTTCCTCTTTTATGTTATTGAGAAGTACATTTGAAGCGGAAGGTTTATTGTTACTAACCGCCTTTTTATTTGGTTTAACACTTGCTTTTTTACAAGTTTCTGCAGTCCCATGGTTAGCAGAAAACTCTAGTCAAGCAGAAAGAGTGCGACTATTTAGTTTGCATTTTGCCGTTATGACAGGTTCAAACGTAATAGGAAATTTATTAGGTGGCACATTAACGGACGTCTTTCTGCATCTCTTCCAGTTATCTCCCGTTTGGAGTGTTAGAGGAACATTGATTATCGGAACAGTCTTTTGTTTATTGGGACTGTTACCAATTGTAAAAATGATGGAAAAGAAGCGAGAAATAAAAAAAGAAAAAACATCTTTATTACAAAGTTTTCGTTTAAATAAAACTCAGTTAAAATTAATTGGCTTTTTTGCATTTGCACAACTGCTAATCGGCTTTGGATCTGGATTAGTAATCCCGTATTTAAACCTTTATTTTGCCGACAGATTTGAAACAAGTAACACTTCTATTGGATTTATTCTCTCATTAGGTCAAGCGGTTACAGCTGTTGCCATGATTATTGGACCAGCCCTCGTAAAAAGAGTTGGGGAAGTTAAAGCAATTGTTTTATTACAATTATTGTCGATTCCTTTTATGCTTCTTACTGCTTTTACGTATAGTTTTTGGTTCGCGGCGTTAGGATTTTTATTTCGCCAAGCTCTAATGAATGCAGCAAATCCGATCATAACATCATTAATGATGGAAAAGGTTGCCGACTCGATGAAAGGATTGGCAAATTCCATTAACCAAATGGTGTTTAACATAGGTTGGGCGAGTATGGGACCTGTTTCGATGGGGATTGTCTTTTATTTAGGTAGTTATTGGGGATATGCAGTTGTATTTTGTATTACAGCTTGCCTTTATATATGTAGCTCTATCTTCTTTTATATCGTATTTACTCGAAATAGCAAAAAAGTGGTACATCAACAGGTAGCAAATATTTCGTAA
- a CDS encoding thioredoxin family protein codes for MNEWTREKLLEEIEGEETLSVVYFYTPMCGTCGLASKMLNITKELFPNLVFGQIDVNYARELALKWEIESVPCVIVFYKGKLLEKKYALQSVEHLYHWFNELQSKIN; via the coding sequence ATGAACGAGTGGACGAGAGAGAAACTTTTAGAGGAAATAGAAGGGGAGGAAACGTTATCGGTCGTATACTTTTATACACCGATGTGTGGCACATGCGGACTAGCTAGTAAAATGTTAAACATCACGAAAGAATTGTTTCCAAACTTAGTTTTCGGCCAAATAGATGTTAATTATGCAAGAGAGCTTGCATTAAAATGGGAAATTGAAAGTGTACCGTGTGTAATTGTGTTTTATAAAGGAAAACTATTAGAGAAGAAATACGCCTTACAATCAGTGGAACATTTATATCATTGGTTTAATGAACTTCAAAGTAAGATAAATTGA
- a CDS encoding toprim domain-containing protein, giving the protein MEIFDGEKVIIVEGKTDKKRVEQVLKERVNIICTNGTISLAKLDDLVEELFDKEVYILVDSDLAGEKLRKLFKKEFPEAEHLYIDRAYREVATAPYHHVASVLLSANIDVNTQYLQ; this is encoded by the coding sequence ATGGAAATCTTCGATGGGGAAAAAGTGATCATAGTAGAAGGTAAAACAGATAAAAAGAGAGTAGAACAAGTACTAAAAGAACGAGTAAATATCATATGTACAAATGGCACAATCAGCCTTGCTAAGTTAGATGATCTTGTGGAAGAGCTTTTTGATAAAGAAGTCTATATATTAGTCGATAGTGATCTTGCAGGAGAAAAATTAAGAAAGTTGTTTAAAAAAGAATTTCCTGAAGCGGAACATTTATATATTGATCGTGCATATCGAGAAGTAGCAACAGCACCATATCATCATGTTGCATCTGTGTTACTTAGTGCTAATATAGATGTAAATACACAATATTTGCAATGA
- a CDS encoding YusG family protein encodes MTLQQQRLDITDRVTGKLCDTGFQLYLENDPIGQVTFTPNGNEFELKSGFEQNGSKIYQQVHVPTKPDMKYVDCDDENGWC; translated from the coding sequence ATGACACTTCAACAACAACGTTTAGATATAACTGACCGTGTTACAGGAAAACTGTGTGATACCGGCTTTCAATTGTATTTAGAAAATGATCCAATTGGACAAGTCACATTCACACCAAACGGTAACGAATTCGAGCTTAAATCTGGCTTCGAACAAAACGGTTCAAAAATATACCAACAAGTACACGTCCCAACAAAGCCTGACATGAAATACGTCGACTGTGACGACGAAAACGGTTGGTGCTAA
- the gcvH gene encoding glycine cleavage system protein GcvH, whose protein sequence is MNTPKELRYSKEHEWVKEEGGKVRIGITDFAQSELGDIVFVELPEVGDEVTVDDSFGSVESVKTVSELYSPVSGKVVEVNEDLNDNPEFVNESPYEKAWMIVVELSDSSEVDNLMTAEQYEELVKED, encoded by the coding sequence ATGAACACACCAAAAGAATTACGTTATTCTAAAGAGCATGAGTGGGTAAAAGAAGAAGGAGGTAAAGTGCGTATCGGTATTACGGACTTTGCACAATCTGAGCTTGGAGATATCGTATTCGTTGAGCTTCCAGAAGTAGGAGATGAAGTAACGGTTGACGATTCATTCGGAAGTGTAGAATCAGTTAAAACTGTTTCTGAGCTTTATTCACCTGTTAGTGGAAAAGTAGTAGAAGTAAATGAAGATTTAAACGATAACCCAGAATTCGTAAATGAGTCTCCTTACGAAAAAGCATGGATGATTGTTGTAGAACTTTCTGATAGCAGTGAAGTAGATAATTTAATGACTGCAGAGCAATACGAAGAGTTAGTAAAAGAAGACTAA
- a CDS encoding arsenate reductase family protein, with product MSVTFYWYPKCGTCRNAKKWLTQNEIEVNEIHIVENPPSRDELHELYKKSGLELKKFFNTSGMKYRELGLKDKLKTATEEEMLELLASDGMLIKRPITTDGTKVTVGFNEKHFEETWK from the coding sequence GTGAGCGTAACGTTTTATTGGTATCCAAAATGCGGCACTTGTAGAAATGCAAAAAAATGGTTAACTCAAAATGAAATCGAAGTCAACGAAATACATATTGTTGAAAATCCACCAAGTCGTGATGAACTTCATGAACTATATAAAAAAAGTGGATTAGAACTAAAAAAGTTCTTTAATACTAGCGGTATGAAATATCGTGAACTTGGGTTAAAAGATAAACTAAAAACGGCTACAGAAGAAGAGATGTTAGAGCTTTTAGCATCAGATGGTATGTTAATTAAACGTCCAATTACGACAGATGGTACGAAAGTGACTGTTGGATTTAACGAAAAGCACTTTGAAGAAACATGGAAATAA
- a CDS encoding acyl-CoA dehydrogenase family protein → MSNTVENVVKGGSFLIEDLTADKIFTPEDLNDEHKLIAKTTEDFVVNEVVPNIEEIEHHNFDVSVKLLKEAGELGLLGADVPEEYGGFGLDKISSSLITEKFSRAGGFSLSYGAHVGIGSLPIVLFGNDEQKKQYLPFLATGEKIAAYALTEPGSGSDALGAKTTAKLNEEGTHYVLNGEKQWITNAGFADVFVVYAKVDGEHFSAFIVEREFSGVSTGPEEKKMGIKGSSTRTLVLEDAVVPKENLLGEIGRGHVIAFNILNIGRYKLAVGTVGGSKRGVELAAQYANQRQQFKTPIAKFSLIQEKIANMATKTYAAESSVYRTVGLYENNQGALTLEQEKDPKAVAAAVAEYAIECSLNKVFASETLDYVVDEAVQIHGGYGFMAEYEVERMYRDSRINRIFEGTNEINRLLVPGTFLRKALKGELPLIQKAMQLQEELMMLMPEEVGDGVLDQEKYLLKNAKKIAILMTGLVAQKYGKALEKEQELLVNISDIISNVYAMESAILRTEKAIQKSGLEKNKQKVLYTEVFCQEAFNAIEADAKETLVAAESGDTLRMMISALRKFTRHNPINVIEKKREIAAAVLEAEKYTV, encoded by the coding sequence ATGTCAAATACAGTTGAAAACGTTGTAAAAGGCGGAAGCTTTTTAATTGAAGACTTAACAGCTGATAAAATTTTCACTCCAGAAGATCTAAACGATGAGCATAAACTGATTGCGAAAACAACGGAAGACTTCGTAGTAAACGAGGTTGTACCTAACATTGAAGAAATTGAACATCATAACTTTGATGTTTCTGTAAAGTTACTAAAAGAAGCTGGCGAGCTTGGATTATTAGGTGCAGATGTACCTGAAGAGTACGGCGGATTCGGTTTAGACAAAATCAGTTCTTCTTTAATTACAGAAAAATTCTCTAGAGCTGGTGGATTCTCTTTATCTTACGGCGCACATGTAGGGATTGGATCTTTACCAATCGTATTATTCGGTAATGACGAGCAAAAGAAACAATACTTACCTTTCTTAGCAACAGGTGAAAAAATTGCTGCTTACGCGTTAACGGAGCCAGGTTCAGGTTCAGACGCTTTAGGTGCAAAAACTACTGCAAAATTAAACGAAGAAGGCACTCACTACGTTCTAAACGGTGAAAAACAATGGATCACAAACGCTGGTTTTGCTGATGTATTCGTAGTGTACGCTAAAGTAGACGGCGAGCACTTCTCCGCATTCATCGTTGAGCGCGAATTCTCAGGAGTTTCTACAGGTCCAGAAGAAAAGAAAATGGGTATTAAAGGATCATCTACTCGAACGTTAGTATTAGAAGATGCAGTTGTACCGAAAGAAAACTTATTAGGTGAAATTGGTCGCGGACACGTAATCGCGTTCAATATATTAAATATCGGTCGTTACAAATTAGCAGTTGGTACTGTTGGTGGTTCCAAGCGTGGAGTAGAATTAGCTGCTCAATATGCAAACCAACGTCAACAGTTCAAAACGCCTATCGCAAAATTCTCTTTAATTCAAGAAAAAATCGCGAACATGGCAACAAAAACATATGCGGCAGAAAGCTCTGTATACCGCACAGTAGGTTTATATGAGAACAACCAAGGTGCATTGACTCTTGAGCAAGAAAAAGATCCAAAAGCAGTTGCAGCAGCAGTTGCAGAATACGCAATTGAGTGTTCTTTAAATAAAGTATTCGCTTCCGAAACACTAGACTACGTAGTAGACGAAGCTGTCCAAATCCATGGTGGGTACGGATTCATGGCTGAGTACGAAGTAGAAAGAATGTACCGTGACTCTCGTATTAACCGTATTTTCGAAGGTACAAACGAAATTAACCGTCTTTTAGTGCCTGGTACGTTCTTACGTAAAGCATTAAAAGGTGAACTTCCATTAATTCAAAAAGCAATGCAACTTCAAGAAGAATTAATGATGCTTATGCCTGAAGAAGTTGGCGATGGCGTTTTAGACCAAGAGAAATATTTATTAAAGAACGCAAAAAAAATTGCGATCTTAATGACAGGTTTAGTCGCGCAAAAATACGGTAAAGCATTAGAAAAAGAACAAGAGCTATTAGTTAACATTTCTGATATCATCTCTAACGTCTATGCGATGGAATCTGCTATTCTACGTACAGAAAAAGCAATCCAAAAAAGCGGCTTAGAGAAAAATAAACAAAAAGTATTATACACAGAAGTATTCTGTCAAGAAGCATTCAATGCTATTGAAGCAGATGCAAAAGAAACGTTAGTTGCAGCAGAGAGTGGAGACACTTTACGCATGATGATTTCAGCATTACGTAAATTTACTCGTCATAATCCAATCAATGTAATCGAGAAAAAACGTGAAATCGCTGCAGCAGTTTTAGAAGCTGAAAAATATACTGTTTAA